Sequence from the Thermocoleostomius sinensis A174 genome:
CCATACCAGACTCCCTTGATAACATTGATTGCAAATGAACTAGTTACAGTTGATTGACTCTTAACAGTCATTGATGCATTTTGGTAATGCTTTCATTCACCAAGTTTCAGAACTTAGTAGCAGAAACGCTGAATTTGGAAAGCACAAACTCGGCGGACACCGAACCACGTCCGTCGCCAGAAACAACGATAAACACGGCGAACGATACAACGACGATAGCCACCATTGAGAGCAGTCACTTCATCATCGGTTAGATCCGTAAACAGCGAGTTGTTTTTCTCTAGTTCCATACCAGACTCCTTTGATAAAGTTGCTTACACATCAGTCGATCGAATCGAATTCTAATCAACTGAGAAGCTTTCGCTCGCTTTTTACAATACGGAAGTATGGTGAGGGTTGCATTCGCTCTTTATGCAAATCTCTTTGCCAAATTGCGATCGTCCGTTGGCGTAAACTAATCGAGGGTATTGCTGAAAACTACATCCTCTGTCAAATTCGATCGCCCGCAAATTCTGAGTCATAATGAATGCCCAGGCGATTTTTGATTAAGATAGTTCATTGCTGAGTGCATTTGTCCGTCGGTCGATCGCATACTCTAGAGGTGAATCTCTCCCTGCCGCCCATGCCCTACGAGCCGCTCCATCACAAATATCGCCCCCAAACTTTCGCTGAACTGGTGGGGCAAGAAGCCGTGGCCACTACGCTGACCAATGCCCTGCGCCAACAGCGAATTGCACCTGCTTACCTCTTCACCGGGGCCAGAGGAACGGGCAAAACCTCCAGCGCCCGCATTTTGGCTAAATCGCTCAATTGTTTGAATAGCCCAATCCCAACTGAAACGCCCTGTGGGGTCTGCGAAGCCTGCCGCATGATTGCCAATAGCTCGGCGCTGGATGTGATTGAAATTGATGCCGCTAGCAATACGGGCGTGGACAATATTCGAGAGTTGATTGAACGATCGCAGTTTGCCCCGGTTCAGTGCCGCTATAAGGTCTATGTAGTGGATGAATGCCACATGCTCAGCACTGCCGCATTCAATGCCTTGCTTAAAACCCTAGAAGAACCGCCCGATCGCGTTGTTTTTGTGCTAGCCACCACTGATCCCCAGCGAGTCTTACCTACAATTATTTCGCGCTGTCAGCGGTTCGACTTCCGGCGGATTCCCCTCGAAGCAATGGTGCAGCATTTGAGAAAAATTGCCAATGCAGAGGGGATCAATATTACCCCAGAGGCCCTCTTGTTAGTGGCGCAAATTTCACAAGGCGGGCTGCGCGATGCTCAAAGCTTGCTCGATCAACTGAGCCTATTAGAAGGACAGATTACCGCTGAACGAGTGTGGGATTTGGTCGGAGCCGTGCCAGAGCGAGACTTGCTGGCTTTAGTACAGGCGATCGGACAGGATGACGCCACCACAGTACTCGATCGGGCCCGACGCTTGATGGATCGAGGGCGCGAACCGTTGATTGTACTGCAAAATTTGGCTAGCTTCTATCGAGATTTGTTGATTGCCAAAACCAGTCCCGATCGCCATGATCTAGTAGCGATTACGGCACCCACCTGGGCAGATATGGTAGAACTAGTGCAAGATCTCAGCCTCAGCGCCATCTTGCAAGGGCAACAATATTTGCGAGAAAGCGAAGTACAGGTGAAAAATACCACCCAACCGCGATTATGGTTGGAAGTAACCTTAATGGGACTCTTGCCTTCCGCTCTTGCGAGTATCTCTCTATCCCCTGCATCCCCATCGAAAACTGGCGATCGCATTCCAGATGTTAATCCTGGAGCCGACCGAACCACTCGTTCTGCGCGTTCGACCCCCCCACCCACCGCCAACAAAACCAGGACAGTTGCCAATACTCCTCCACTGCCAGTCGAGCCGCCAGCCGCAGACCGTCGATCGACTCAGTTTGCACCGAGTCAGCCTGTCCAGCCCACACCCCCTGTTTCAGAACCGCTACCGCCCTCTGTTGAACCTGTGGTTGAAGCAGAACCCGTAGAGGCGATCGAAGCGACCGACGCAGGCACATCCGAAAGTGCTGTGGATTTAGAACAAATTTGGCAGGAGATCATTGCCCAAATACGGTTTCGTGGCACGCAAGTATTGCTGCAACAGCAGGGACATTTACTGGCTTTTGATGGACAAGAAGCCCGCATTGGCTTTAAGTCGCAGCCGTTGTTTCAAATGGGCAAAAAACAATTACCTAGCATTGAAGCTGCCTTTGAAGCGGTGTATCAGCAGAAAGTGCGCGTCTCTCTCGAAATTACCAGCGTCCCTGATGCAGAACCTGGCACTCTGTCAGATGGGTCTACAACCACAAATGGGTCTGCGACCAGTGCCCCGCCCCCGCGTCGGATCACAAAAAATCCCTCAACTCCACGATCGACCCAAACCACTCACGAATCTTCACCCACCTACCCACCGTCTGCTTCCATCCCCCCAGCTTCCGATTCTTCTGTCCCTTCTATCGAGGAACCTGTCTCCCCAATTTGGGACAACAATGCTGATGAGGTAAAAGACGCCGCCCGCAGTATGGCGCAATTCTTTAATGGTGAAATTGTTAACCTGGATGACGAAATTTCTGAAACTATGCCAATTGCTTCTACAGAGCAAGCCCTTACAGTGGGAGGTGGTGAAGACAGTGAAGCCTCCAGCGAGATAGATACTGATATAGACGGCGATCCAGATGCAGACGTACCGTTTTAACCTGTGCTATTCTATTTTTTGTTCTGTGGTATGGTCATGATCTGGTATCTCATCTTCTAAATTTCGCAGTGCGGGAACTGCACAACTGATTAAACAAAACTGACAACAAATCAGTATCACCACCAGCGAGAAGAAGACAAATTGTAGGGTCACGCTGCTACCTAGATCAGTGTTGGGCTGCTTTAGCCTTCGGTTGGGACGGTACTCAAATCGCTTCTGTTGAGTGCCGAAAGTGATCGCGTCAACGCCTCAGGATACGAAATATGTATTGACAATGTAAATACGGCTTGCTTACACTACGAGCATGGATGTGTATTTCGTGCTCAACGGCATTAGTTTTGTCTGAAATGATGAAAAGGCCAGAATTAACCCGATAAACATGACGGTGTCACGTTTCAGCAAGCCGCAGAAGCCTTCTTTGATCCACTGCTTGTGGTGGTTGATGCGAGTCGTAACGACAAGGCCCGAGATGCCATTATTGGGTTAGATCAACGTTGGAATTTGTTATACGTTGTCTTCATTGAGCGCGAAAACGACATCATTCGGATCATCTCGGCTCGCAGAGCGACACGCAAGGAGCGGGAATATTATGAAAGCTGAAGCGTTGAAAAAGCGGTTAGATCGGAATCGTCCCATGACGACGATTACAATTCGGATGCCTGAAGATGTGATTGAGGATTTGAAGCGAGTTGCCCCATTGCTTGGTTTCTCCGGGTATCAGCCTCTAGTGCGGGCTTATATTGGGCAAGGGTTGCGGACTGACTTAGAGCGTTTAGAAGGCGATACGGTGTCTGCGTTGATTGCAAGTTTGAAGCGCCATGGTGTCAGTGATGAAGTGCTTCAAGAGGCGCTAGTTGAAGTGACTGGGCGTTAGGTTGGATCTAGGTTGCAGCCAGCATCCCAACAACTCCAACGCAGCGGACGGACGAGAATTGCTGGTGCCGAGTTCGAGGTGATCTGCCGCCGCTGATTGGGAACGTTAGGCTAGGTATTCATGAAGTAATTAGCGTTATGAATGACACAGAGATTATCTCCAAATTTATAAAAGTTGAGCAGGGGGATGCTGAACTTAAGATCTTCGTCTGCCACATATCCTGGCCACATCCCCACGAGTCTGCATCTAATTGGGCAGTAGCTACTGCGCTTCCAATAAAATCCTCAACTAAGGAAATTGAGTCCAAGATTTTGGGAGTTCTACAAGACAAGCGTTATTTTCAAGTTTGTCAGGAGTGCCAACAGCGAAACCCTTGTGGTTGGATGCATAATGATGGCACATGTCAAAGTTGCGCTGAGAGAAATCACGGCATTATCTACTAACGGATAGAGCAACTATGAATATCACCCTAGAGCTACCTTCAGAGCTAGAACGTGAGCTAGCCAATGAAGCATCACAACTGAATCTACCTCTGGCAGAGTATATTCTGCGAGTTCTTTCCTTTCGCCCTTTTCTCCAAAATCCTCCCAAAACAGGGGTAGAACTTGTTACCTATTGGGAAAGCATTGGGGTGGTTAGTTCCCGGACTGATATCACTGACAGTCAGGAGTACGCACGCAGGTTACGCGACCAAGCTGAACACCGTGAGCGGGCTTAGGTAGCAAATGTACATAGTCGATACTGATGTCATGATCGACATTCAGCGAGGTTACTCGCCCGCTCTAGCTTGGTTCGCCTCTCTCCCAGAACTTCCAAGCATTCCTGGTTTTGTTGTGATGGAGTTGATTCAAGATGCTCAAGATAAGCAACAGGTGCGTAAGGTTCTACAGCTTGTTGCCCCGTTGCCGATAGTGTGGACTACTGAAACTGACTGCGCCCGTGCCCTCTCTGATTTCACAGCCTATCACCTGTCTCACAAGGTCGGACTGATTGATGCCTTGCTTGCTGCTTGTGCCATTGGACGCAATGCAACTCTCTGTACTTTCAATGTGAAGCACTATCGAGTTATTCCTGGTTTGCGTCTGGAGCAACCCTATAGCCGCTGAACCGCCTAACACTGCGTTGGTGCGGATAGAACGGAGGTTATCAGTAGGAATTCGAGAATATCTGCCGCCGCACAACAGCACCATTATGCGGCTCGATCCTTGGTGAGTTGGTTGCTTGAAGATTATCTGTTGGAGCTAATGAATCACCAAAATCTATGATCTATCAGACTTACCACCCTAAATCACCCCTGTCGCGGTTCATAGAATTTTTTTGGATGAGGGAAGGCGATAATTTGTCGGTAGTGCAGACCCGGTTGCTGCCAATGGGGACAATGGAATTAGTGATCAATCTGGATGAGGATAGGATTCCACTATTCGATCGTCACAGTCGAATACAGTGTGGTAGTACCAATGGCACAATGATTTGTGGGACACACTCTGAAAACTTTATCATTCGCGACGCTGGCAAAATATCTGTGATAGGTGTGCATTTCAAACCAGGAGGAGGTGGAGCATTCTTTGAGCTACCTGCTGGCGAACTTTATAACGAAAGGATTTCTGTGAACGAGATATGGAAAACTCGTGCCGCAGAGTTGCGAGATCGCCTAGTGCAAGAATCTGCTCCAGAAACTCGCTTCTGGGTGTTGGAACAATTTTTGATGCAGATGTTGCGACCGATTAATTACCATCCTGCTGTCAATTTTGCATTGCAGCAATTGCAGCAATCTGCGAATTCAACCATTCGTTCCATCACTGAACAAACCGGGTTCAGTGCTCGCCATTTCAACCAACTATTTCGAGATCAGGTTGGCATTACACCTAAGCTGTTTTGTCGGATTCAGCGATTTCAGAAAGTTTTGGAGATGCTGTCAGTCAAAGCCCCTGTTGATTGGCTAGATATTGCTTTTACCTGTGGCTATTTTGACCAAGCACACTTAATTCATGACTTTCGAGCATTTGCAGATTGTACGCCAACCGAATATCTAGATCAACGGGGCTTTCACCGCTGTCATGTCGTCCTGTCTGATTAAGGTCAATTTTTTACAATCCGTTTGAGGAGAGATTAGTTCATAATCAATAGCTGTCATGTCATAGAACTTCTTGAAGAAACATCTAGACAAAAATAAACACTCCTATTGCTATGACTTTCGAAGAACTGCAATCCAAGCTAGAAGACATTAACCACCTAGTTGCAACCTTTCAAACCTCGGTTGCATTGGAAAAATACTATGCCGAAGATATTGTGATGATTGAAGGTGACGGTACAGTCACTACAGGAAAAGAAGCCTGTCGCCAAGGGAGAGCCGTTTTTTTTAACGAGATGCTGGTTGAGTTTAGAGAGTCTAAGCTGATCAGTCAAGATATTGCAGTCTCAGCCGATCACACCTATGACTTCGTTGTAGTTTCCAATTGGTATAACGATTTCACGATCAGATATGGTGATCAAACCATTGACAACAAAAGCAATCAACTTTCGATTGGCTATTGGAAAGATGGTTTAGTTGTCAAAGAGAGTTATAACTATCCCGTGATTTCAATGCAGCCAACAGTATGAGGAACGAACCTATGGCAACCAACGACCTAAGTTCGCAGCAGTTCTACTACGGCACAAAAGCAAACCTGAATCCAGGAGATCTGATCGAGTCCTGCAATTCCCTGGCAACCTATGTCTACCTCACTCCGACTTTGGATGCAGCCATCTGGGAGGCTGAACTGGCGAGCGGCGAAGGTCACGGCAGAGTCTACATTGTAGAGCCGATCGGTTCAATTGAAGATGCCCCCGAACTGACGGATCAGAAGGCTCCGAAGCACCTGTCGAGGTTATACCGCTCGCGGGAGCCGTTGCGGGTCATCGGTGAGGTAACAAAGTGGACTCTTTATCATGGCACACGGGCAGACCTGAAATCGGGGGATTTGATCGAACCTGGCTATCACTCTAACTACGGTCAGCGGAAGAAGGCGACCTACGTTTATCTGGCTGCCACCCTGGATGCGGCAATCTGGGGTGCAGAACTAGCCCTCGGCGAAGGACGCGAAAGGATCTACATCGTGGAACCGATTGGTTCGATCGAGGATGACCCCAATGTGACGGACAAGAAATTCCCCGGTAATCCAACAAAATCATACCGCTCGCGGGAGCCACTGCGGGTCACGGGCGAGGTCATAGATTGGCAGGGACACTCCCCAGAAGCACTCAAGACCATGAAAGACAACCTTGAGCGACTGAAGCAACTGGGCATCGAGGCGACCGAAGACTGAGTATTGTTACCCCAAAGGTGGTCAGTGATGAAGAGTTGAAGCATGTACATGCCGTATAACAATCCGCTTGCACACCAACTATATAGAGGTTTTTGGTTGAGTGCGAAAGGTTGCTAGCGTCGGGTGAAGCGGAACGTTAGCTGGCTTTGCGTTATCTGTGGGAACAATGGTCTGAAAGCTTTCTGAGAAAAAGGAAGTTTTATAGTTGATTTAGGATTAAGAGTTTAGAGCAATGGCTGCTGAATGGGACGGTATCACTAAATCGGAGGTGCTTCGGGACGATGAAGTTGTGATTCGTCATGCACTTGCAGATGCCGCCAAGCAATATAACTGGAAGAAAACTCTTGAAATTCTTGATGAGCGTCCAGATTTGATCAATGTGACTCGTCCTGATGGGCAATCTCTATACACACCTCTCCATCAAGCTGCACATGGAAACGCGCCAGTAGAAGTGGTACAGAAAATGGTAGGCATGGGAGCATGGCGGACGTTACGGAATATCGCTGATGAAAGAGCGGTAGATATTGCAAAACGAAAAGGCTATCAGGGCTTGATTCAGTTGCTAGAGCCAGTCTACAAAACACATATTTCTCATACAACATTTCAAAAAATTCAACTCCATTTTCACGACATCATTCTCGATCGAGCAGATGATTGGGTTCAAAAATATAGGCTTAGACTTCCGGAGTTAGAACCATTGCTAGAAGTAGAGCAACCTCAAATGTGGTTTCCGATTCCTGACATGTATGGCGGATTTAGTTATTGGCTTGATGGTGAGGGGAAAAATGCAAAGTTGATTTCTGAGAGTTGGTGTCGTGTTGTCGGTGGACAGGGCAGCGTCATGAGATTACTAGTAAAGAGGGAAAGTTAGTTGATGAAGGCTTCGTTTAAGCTTACGGGTGTAGCCGCAACCTAACAACCCCGCTGCACTGGAACGAAGTCAAGTTGTCGGGTAAGTTGCCAAAGTTATCTGCGGTCGGTGATTGGGGTCGTTAGACCGCAGGTCCTTGCTACCTCAACTGAATTGGGCACAGGCAAATGATTTAGCGTCGTCCATCTTGTTCCCTTTAGTGATCTGGTGTCAATTGCTAAAGTTAATTCAACGTCGAGGTGAACTTGCGGTGCGATTTGACTTTGAAATTGTTCTCAAACGTCTACCTGATTGGGCTTATCGAGAATGCTGCAAGATCTGAGATATCTTAAACCGTTGAACAACAACCCCTTGGTGCACCGTGCTGGTTTGAGGGAACTCTAGGCAATAGCCAGATTAGAGCCAATCAACTGACATGATGCCTTCAGAATTTTTCCCACCGGATGGTTCACACGAGCAATCTGGAATGTTTTATGGTCATTGGAATCATCAACCTCAAGATAGCTGTTTTCTAAATCTACTTCACAAAATTCGCGAGGCGGCACCCCTTGATTCCATTCTGCAAGCCGCAGTTATCGATGCTCGCCAACGTCTGCAAGCCGATCGGGTGACCGTTTTTCGGTGTCGCTCACAGATGCATCTGGACGATGAGTGCGTTGCAGAAGCTGTGCTGCCAGAGTCCACTCCTCTACAGACACAGGCTAGTCTAACCGTTCCCTTGTTCTATGCCAAGCAACAATGGGGCGTGCTTTGTGTCCACCAATGTACTCGATCGCGTCAGTGGCAACCTGACGAAGTCAGTTTCGTTCAGCACGTTGCGTTGCATTTGGAAATTGCCATTCAACAAACCGAGGGCCTCGCACAAACTCGCCAGCAAACGCAAGGCTTACTAAAGCGATACGCTGAACAAGTCACAGATTTATACAATAATGCTCCTTGTGGTTATCACTCGATCGATGAAGAGGGCTTTTTCATTCAAATTAATGAAACTGAATTGACGTGGTTAGGATACAGCCGCGAATCCATCATTGGCAAAGTAAAATTCTCGGACTTATTAACAATCGAAAGTCGTGAACTGTTTGAACGAGATTTTTTAGTCTTTAAGCAGCGCGGTTTTGTTCAAGATCTAGATTTAGAGATGATTCGCATCGATGGCACAATCCTTCCTGTATTACTTCGTGCAACGGCCGTAAAAGATCCGCAAGGACGTTATTTGATGAGCCGATCGACTGTCTATAATATGACCAACCGCAGGCAGGCAGAAAAAGAAGTTAAACAACAACAGTGGTTACTGCGATCAATTCTGGATAATATTCCGCACCGAGTTTGGTTCAAGGATGAAGTTGGAACCTATATAGCCATTAATCAAGCCCATAGCTTAGCAATTGGGCTGGCACCCGAACAATTAATTGGCAAAACAGAATTCGAGATCTGGTCTTATGACGAAGCAGAAGTATTTCGCCAAGAAGATTTGCGCGTGATGGAAGCAGGACAAAGCATTGCATTTGAAGAACAGGTGACGTTGCCAGATGGAACCGAAAGTTGGTTTACCACCATTAAAACACCCGTATACAATCATTTGGGAATGCTGATTGGTGTTACGGGAATTTCAATGGACATAACTGATCGCAAACGGGTTGAACAACAACTGCAAGCATCTCGAATTTTTTTAGATGCCGTACTGAACGGCACATCTGATCCAATTTTTGTTAAAAATGAAGATTATTGTTGGGTGCAATTTAATGATGCATTTTGTACCTTTATGGGAGCCACGCGAGAAGAACTGCTAGGAAAGACTGATTATGATTTGTATGCACCTGAACAAGCCGATCGCTATCGAAAACAAGATCATAGTGTATTAGCAACAGGTATTGAATGTATTACTGAAGAAGCAATTTTCAATGATGAAGAAACCCATTTTATCGCTGTTAAAAAAACCTATTTTGAGGATGCTACGGCCAATAAGTTTTTGGTAGGTACAATACATGACATCACTAATCAAAAGCGGGCAGAAGCCGAAATTCGCCGTCAACAACATTTGCTACGAGCCATTCTTGATAACATTCCTCATCGCATTTGGTTTAAAGATCGAGAAGGTAAACATCAGGTAGTGAATCAGTCCTTTAGCCGTGCTGTTGGTATGGAGATAGGTGCAATTTTAGGCAACACCGATCGAGCCATTTGGCCATCAGTCGAAGCAGAAACATTTATCCAAGAAGATCAACAGGTTATGCAAACAGAGCAACCTGTTGTATATGAAGAACGAGTTCCCATTACTGAAGGACTCCGCTGGTTTGTCACAACCAAAGCACCTGTATATGATGAAGCCGGATTGGTAATTGGAACGACAGGAATTTCAATGGATATTACCGATCGTAAACTTGCTGAATTGACAGTGCAGGAAGCAAAACAAAGTTTAGAATACCGAGTTAAAGAACGCACCATTGAGTTGCAGCAAACCGTATCTCAGTTACAACAGGAAATTAGCGATCGCCAGAAAGCAGAACAAGCCTTGTTGCTCTATAAGTATGCAGTGAATAGTTCCAGTGATGCCATTGGCTTTGCAACCTCAACTGGTCATCACTTTTATCAAAATCTTGCTTTCTCTCAACTATTTGGGTGTGAGACCGTAGAAGGGTTCAATGAACTGGGTGGTATCGCTGTCTTACACACCCAACCTGAGATGGCACAAACAATGTTTCAGCAGATGATGAAGGGGCAATCGTGGATTGCAGAGACCGAGTTTCAAGCGCGTACAGGTCGTTGCTTTCAGGGATTGCTGCGTATCGATGCAATTCGCAATCAAACAGGTGAAGTTTTAGGACTGGTGGTATCCATTACAGACATTAGCGAGCGCAAACAAGCCGAAGTGGCGCTTATAAAAGAACGAGAATTTTTGAAAGCGTTGTTAAATCACTTTGAAGATGGCATTGTGGCGTGTGATGAAAATGGCATCTTAACGCTCTTTAACCGAGCCACACGCGAGTTTCATGGATTGCCAGAGCAAGCACTACCAGCCGAAGAATGGGCGAACCATTTCGACTTATTTCGTGAAGATGGCATCACGCGAATGCAGGTTGAGGAGATTCCTTTGTTCCGCGCGTTTCAGGGTGAAATTGTTAAAAACGTGGAAATGATGATTGTGCCGAAACAGGGCAAATGCCGAACGCTGCTAGCCAGTGGACAAGCATTTTTTGACGGGCAGGGGAAGAAGCTAGGAGCAGTTGTAGTGATGCACGATATTACCGATCGCAAACAAGCCGAAGCGGCGCTACTGCAATCGGAAATGCAGCTACGAGAAAAGGCTGAGCGAGAGCAATTGCTTAACCAACTGACAAAACAAATTCGGAGTTCGCTCGATGTAAATCGAATTTTGGCAACAGCCGTAGAAATGATTCGAGAGTTTTTAGATATCGATCGTTGTCTATTTATTTGGTATCGTTTAGATGAAGAAGAACCCTATTGGGAAATCATTCAAGAAGCTAAGAAAGCAGAAATGGTGAGCATGATTGGCTCACGTATTTCTACAAGCGAAAACGCTTTGATTACTCAAAAAGGAATCGATCGAGAATTACTATGTGTTGATGATATTACTAAATTAGTGGAAGCAAGTGAAATAGAAACATGTCCAGCACAAGCCTGGGTGGATTTATCCCTTCGACATTTTTCTTTGCAAAACTATCGGGCAATCTTAAAGCTCCCAGTTCACACCCAATCAGGAGAGGTAGGCTTGGTTAGTTGTTCTCATTCACAACCTCGTCGGTGGCAGGACAGTGAAGTTGAATTGTTGCAAGCGGTAGCCGATAGTTTAGCCATCGCAATCGATCAAGCAGAACTGTATAAACAGAGTCGTTTGTCTGGGGAAATGGCGCAACGGCAAGCTGAGCGCCTTGAACAAACGCTGGAAGAATTGCAACGTACTCAGTCTCAAATGATACAGAGTGAGAAAATGTCAAGTTTGGGGCAATTGGTGGCAGGGGTGGCGCACGAAATTAATAATCCGGTTAATTTTATTTACGGAAACCTCAGCCACGCGAATGACTATACACAGGATTTAATTCGATTAATTCAACTCTATCAACAATACTACCCCGACGCCAATGTTGAAATTCTGCAAGAAGCGGATGCGATCGATCTGGATTTTCTGGTTGAAGATTTGCCCAAGCTGCTGTCTTCGATGAGAGTAGGAGCTGAACGCATTCAACAAATTGTGGCGTCATTACGAACCTTTTCTCGAATGGATGAAGCCGAATTCAAAGCGGTTGATTTGCACGAAGGCATCGACAGCACGCTGATGATTTTACAAAATCGCCTCAAAGCACGTTCAGTACGAACACCCGAGATAGAATACTATCGCCCAACGATTGAAGTGATCAAAGAATATAGTGATTTACCCCCTGTGGAATGCTATGCTGGACAACTCAATCAAGTATTCATGAATATTTTGAGTAACGCCATTGATGCGATCGAAGATGGAATAGAACAATTAGCTTTGAATACTGCTAGGTCAAAGCCTTTGGCTACACTAGCTGCTCAGACTGAGATTGACACTGGCTACTCCATTCGGATTTGTACGGAAGCGTTAGATGGCGATCGCATCGTGATTCGGATTGCGGACAATGGCCCTGGAATGCCAGAAGCGGTCAGGCAGCGATTGTTTGACCCCTTTTTCACGACAAAGCCTGTTGGTAAAGGCACAGGAATGGGCATGTCGATTAGCTATCAAATTGTCACAGAAAAACATGGGGGAACGTTAAGGTGTGTCTCTGCACCTGGACAAGGCGCAGAGTTTATTATTGAAATTCCTATGCATCAGTGATATCGTCATTTTCACTGTCACCCTGTATTCAGGCAAAGACCACTCCATCAAGTTGGCAAACTGGCTCATTCGTCCGCAGATTGACCATCACGTCGTCCTAACTCATAGACACCGCAACCGATGCAGGCAATGATGCCCATACTGATAGTCCAACTGCGCCCCAGACCCACATCTATCAGCCAATTGCATCCTGCCCCTACAATCAGAAATGGCACAATGCTGAGCAGAGAAGCCAAAAACGCAGTTTGAGATTCTCGGGCATTACGTGTTCGTTCAAACTCGGCGGTTGAGGTATGAAGCGATCGCTCAGCAACCTTGAGCCACTGGGTTAATTGTTCTATCACCCAGTCACTAGCTGGAAAGAACCCCAAATATAATGCCAGCGACCATAATGTTAGCCCCGACAGCCAAGTGGCATCCAGGTTCGATCGTAGAGAGAGTAGATCGGTCAGCAGAGTAGTCATGATTACAGGAAGTATCCAAACGATATGAGC
This genomic interval carries:
- a CDS encoding DNA polymerase III subunit gamma/tau; this translates as MPYEPLHHKYRPQTFAELVGQEAVATTLTNALRQQRIAPAYLFTGARGTGKTSSARILAKSLNCLNSPIPTETPCGVCEACRMIANSSALDVIEIDAASNTGVDNIRELIERSQFAPVQCRYKVYVVDECHMLSTAAFNALLKTLEEPPDRVVFVLATTDPQRVLPTIISRCQRFDFRRIPLEAMVQHLRKIANAEGINITPEALLLVAQISQGGLRDAQSLLDQLSLLEGQITAERVWDLVGAVPERDLLALVQAIGQDDATTVLDRARRLMDRGREPLIVLQNLASFYRDLLIAKTSPDRHDLVAITAPTWADMVELVQDLSLSAILQGQQYLRESEVQVKNTTQPRLWLEVTLMGLLPSALASISLSPASPSKTGDRIPDVNPGADRTTRSARSTPPPTANKTRTVANTPPLPVEPPAADRRSTQFAPSQPVQPTPPVSEPLPPSVEPVVEAEPVEAIEATDAGTSESAVDLEQIWQEIIAQIRFRGTQVLLQQQGHLLAFDGQEARIGFKSQPLFQMGKKQLPSIEAAFEAVYQQKVRVSLEITSVPDAEPGTLSDGSTTTNGSATSAPPPRRITKNPSTPRSTQTTHESSPTYPPSASIPPASDSSVPSIEEPVSPIWDNNADEVKDAARSMAQFFNGEIVNLDDEISETMPIASTEQALTVGGGEDSEASSEIDTDIDGDPDADVPF
- a CDS encoding PIN domain-containing protein; protein product: MYIVDTDVMIDIQRGYSPALAWFASLPELPSIPGFVVMELIQDAQDKQQVRKVLQLVAPLPIVWTTETDCARALSDFTAYHLSHKVGLIDALLAACAIGRNATLCTFNVKHYRVIPGLRLEQPYSR
- a CDS encoding helix-turn-helix domain-containing protein, which encodes MREGDNLSVVQTRLLPMGTMELVINLDEDRIPLFDRHSRIQCGSTNGTMICGTHSENFIIRDAGKISVIGVHFKPGGGGAFFELPAGELYNERISVNEIWKTRAAELRDRLVQESAPETRFWVLEQFLMQMLRPINYHPAVNFALQQLQQSANSTIRSITEQTGFSARHFNQLFRDQVGITPKLFCRIQRFQKVLEMLSVKAPVDWLDIAFTCGYFDQAHLIHDFRAFADCTPTEYLDQRGFHRCHVVLSD
- a CDS encoding Cif family virulence factor, yielding MTFEELQSKLEDINHLVATFQTSVALEKYYAEDIVMIEGDGTVTTGKEACRQGRAVFFNEMLVEFRESKLISQDIAVSADHTYDFVVVSNWYNDFTIRYGDQTIDNKSNQLSIGYWKDGLVVKESYNYPVISMQPTV
- the arr gene encoding NAD(+)--rifampin ADP-ribosyltransferase, producing MATNDLSSQQFYYGTKANLNPGDLIESCNSLATYVYLTPTLDAAIWEAELASGEGHGRVYIVEPIGSIEDAPELTDQKAPKHLSRLYRSREPLRVIGEVTKWTLYHGTRADLKSGDLIEPGYHSNYGQRKKATYVYLAATLDAAIWGAELALGEGRERIYIVEPIGSIEDDPNVTDKKFPGNPTKSYRSREPLRVTGEVIDWQGHSPEALKTMKDNLERLKQLGIEATED
- a CDS encoding ankyrin repeat domain-containing protein, translated to MAAEWDGITKSEVLRDDEVVIRHALADAAKQYNWKKTLEILDERPDLINVTRPDGQSLYTPLHQAAHGNAPVEVVQKMVGMGAWRTLRNIADERAVDIAKRKGYQGLIQLLEPVYKTHISHTTFQKIQLHFHDIILDRADDWVQKYRLRLPELEPLLEVEQPQMWFPIPDMYGGFSYWLDGEGKNAKLISESWCRVVGGQGSVMRLLVKRES